ATTCAAAGAGATTTCATTGATGAATGCAGAAAACAAAACAGGGCATACATACATGTCTGTAACAACAAGGCATACATTTTCACTTATCTTTCTTGACTTTAGAAAACAGGCATAGAACCTAGGTtactgaaaacaaaaattaaggaaataccagaaaataaaatcctaacTATGAGTTCAAAGAGATTTCATTGATGAATGCAGAAAACAGAGCATACATACATGTCTGCAACAACAAGGCATACATTTTCACTTATCTTTCTTGACTTTAGAAAACAGACATAGAACCTATTTGgttacagaaaacaaaaattaagaaactaCCAGAAAGTGAAAAAGATGATATCTTTTTCACTATGAGTTACATGGACCTAAAGCAAGTAGGcctagaataaaataaatcaggACCCAGATAACGATAAGCTCAGAGGTTCAAAAAGATGATATCTTTTTTTTCGTTTCTTCTATTTTCCAACGAGGATTCTTGGTCCCCAAACACAACATTCAACCATTGAAACCATAACAAAAAAGGAGCCAAATACAGTTCAATTGATGAGAGGAATGGGAATTGGCTGACCTTGAAAACGGTGGTGTGTAGATCTGCACTGCACTGATCCCCGCTCGCGGAGGAGAGAGGGGTCGATAGATATATGCTCTATACGTGGGTgtgtgaagaaaagaaaaatggcagGGGAGAAAGGGATGAAAGTCTGAAGGGAAGGAAACATAAAAGGAGAGGGAGTCTgacaaatattaaatttttaacattttttttttcttttaatttgaagAGGGGTCtaacaaatattaaatttaacttttgacAACTAGTTTGATGTTGGGGCTTTTTGtccattttcttaaaattttagagaaatgtaAGAAATAGAGAGTGGTGCTCTTATTTGATTAGCGAATTTAAAAGATTCACGTCTACATTCTTTAAAGATTTTTATCTAAACAATTGTGATTTTTATCTAAGAATTGAGATTGCATTTGTTTGGACGTAAAAGATAtgtccaaaaatatttttgcaaatgaaaaaatagccaaaaagagttattttgtaaaatcaaatgaaaataagGAATTTAGGTGTAAGCCATTTTTTGTTTAGGTGCTGCCCACATTACATGCATGCTGTAACAGataacaaaatatttcaacaaaacTAGGAGTGAAATGAGAACCTCCTGATGCTAAAAAGAAGTGCATGTCCTATCCTGTGGATAAGACTCAAATGGACATGGATGAAATCAGTAAGAGTAGATTGAAAACTCATGCTTAAATTCTAGTTACAGCTACTCATGCTCAAATTCTAGTTACAGCTTTCAACTGGCTCACATGACTAACTGAATAGAAAAAACAAGGTTATAAAGAGGGACCAACAACATTATATGCATGAAAAGAATCTGCTATACAATCTaacagattattttttaaaaaccagaGAGACaaactagattttttttatttttattttttataagtaaccgGAATATCCATTAAAGTGCAAAAGCCGCAACTCAAGTACATGGAATATAcatttcttttataagtaatgtttacACCAagctagaaagagagaataagtcaagaaaatcatgaaaactaggCAAATTAAGATCTAAAGCAGCTGTCCAATagtaaagagttttgaaaaaataaaaaaatgacttaAGTTCCGCCATTGTCCGCTCATTGTCTttaaaacttctatcatttctttctctccaaagacaccacaaaaggcaagaCGCCAAGTATTTAGCTAGACCTTATTCAAATCCCCAAACTTGAGCttgatttgaaatttctttcaaaataaagtCACTAATTCCTTACAAGAAAGTAAATACTTACCAAGTTTGACCCAGTTTTAAGTTTGATGAGAAGTGACTTGGAAAATATGTTTCCTAACATCTAGTACAGGggccatttttaaaaacatcacGTGATCAACTCTCTATGATTCAACCAAATGAATATCAAAGAATAGTTCATCCAATAGTAAAGATGTATTAAGAAGGCCGAATCTACAAACATATCTTTGAGATTCATGCAAACCAACCAAATAACTCCTATCAGTTTAGTACACTGTGTGCACTTCATAGGTCTAAAATTAGACTTTGAGGAAAAGACTACTTTCAAACTGCATTAGAAGGGTtttgtcatttcaattttttggccTGACCTATGTCGGGAAGATTAAATGATCAGACCAAGTAAGAAGAATGTATGCCAAAAGCCTATGGACTTACAACTTCAAGCCAGTGTTGCAGGGCTAATTTCTGAGCCTTCTCATCCTTAGATAAACCTTTTCCAACCAACAAATACATGAGAGTTTATGCTGTTAGTGTAATGTTTCTAACaacaccttttttcttttccctaaaTTTGTAAGGTAGTAACTAAGTACCTTGGCAAGTCTTGTCCAGCCCGTGCCCACTGTGACACAAAAGTTTCTGGTTTCTCAATGTTGAAGAAAGATAACGGCTACGTTTAAGAGAAGCAAAGTCTAAGGCCTTCCACCTGTGGCAATTTGAATTGAATTCAGAAACAAAGGTTGAAAACAcctaaaaatgaaagaaattgagatAACTCTTGTAGACTTTCTCAACCATAACTGCACAATCTGCAAGGTTCCGTCTAGTCCGATAAAAAGTAAAGATGGCTCTGTAGCTGCTATCAGTGTTTCAGATTCTGTAACTCCCAATTTCTGGCAGTTGGCACAATTCTTCCCGCATATATCTACAGCTTCAACTTCCCACTCCACTCTCTAATTCCAGGCAGCATAGTGCTTTTGAAACTACTTGATACTACACTATGGACAACGACAATTTCAAACATTGACTTTTCTACAAGAATTTCAATGGATTTTTACAAACAAATACATGACTTCGCGAATAGCTGTACTGAGAAgaataccaaaaagaaaaaaaaaaaaaaaaaaaaaaaagaaaaaaaaaggtgatccAAGGAAAAAGAATCACAATTCAAATCAGAGTGTATGTTGGGTCATCATCTCAACCGAAAGCACTCTCATACTTGTCCCAGGCAATCTAGAACTTCTCAGCAATATTTTTGCAGTCCAACGAGCAGTGAGTCAGGTTGTTGACTTGCTCCTCTAGCCTGCTTATTCGTCTGCAACTCGTGACGGCTGTGCTTTCTCACTTCCAGCGCCTATGGAGGTACTTGGTCTGGGAATTTGAGAACTGGTTATGGGCTTCTGCAACAGCTTCAGAGCAGCCATGATCTCAGCAAATGTGGGTCTCAATTTTGGATCTCTAAAATGTTAGATGGATCAATTGTCAGAACTGcagaaaatgaattttgaagTATATTGGATACACTGCAATAAGAAGATCATGTTACCCATAGGAAAAGACGTAGGTGGCCACGAGTAGAGAGGTGCATTTGCAAAGATAGTCCATCATTAATGGGGAGTAATCAGAAAGGATgaaatgtttttgaaagaaattatagaaCCAAATATGCTTTAAAGAACTGAGATTAAATTCAATAACATTTGCTCTGCTCTCAGCATTCTTATGGCTCCAAATAGCATAAAGTGGAAGTTTCATCAGTGACATTCAGTAGAATAGACATGGGAATAACTGTTGAAATCAATatcattttccattaaatttttttttttttttttaaatgttgtttTGAGTATTCTGTGTATCAGAATTTCTGGTAGCAATGCAAAATAATTAGTTTGAAGCTCATTGACCTTTCTATAACCCAATTATCTAACCCCTAGTTAAGGATTTCTGAATCTTCTTTCATGAAGCTTGGGGACCTCACAATGACTGTCTCAATGGTGTCCGTTAAACCAAAAAACATGTATCTCAGGGTCCCATTCAACGCAGATAAGagtaagaaaagagagagaccCATTCAGTAACAAACGGCAACATATTTCAATTTGTGAATAGAGAATGATCAAACATGCTCAACGAAAGTAAAGCACCCATATCAGATATCTCTTAATGGTTCAATGGGAAGGGcaactaaataaaattttgaagcaaaaaataaaaaaaataaaaaagcaaaaacctTTTTAGTCATCATTTTGGTACACAAGACACAACCCAGCACCCTTCGAATGATTCGTCAAATTGCTCATAATAGATTTGTTCAGTAGTCACCAAATACTCCCCGGTTTCAGGACATCTAATTTAgtacttaaaaacaaaaaaatgaagaaaatctaaaaatttaggCAAATGTTAACACTCACCACATCAGAAGTAGAAGTGCAGATTTGAGAGATGAAGGAAGCAATTAGCAAGACTGTTATCAACCGATCAACACGACAAgaacaaaactgaaaaataGAAATCTACAACAAACAAATTACGGATCCATGACAATCTCGATGCAAGAAAGTTGATCAAGAAGATGAAGGATAAAACATTAGGGTGTTGTTTGACAAACTACATTACATTCCCCcatactattcatctcatttttcaaaaaaaatcaacatcaaaacattcttacttttgatatcatatcattcattttttatatcacattatttattttttactactatttaaataaaaaaattactacaaaataaaattttttcacttttcaatacaatatttttacttttctatactaattattactatttttttctcCACCAATCGTAAACAGTGCATTGTAAAGGGTTTATTGGTTACCAAACAAGGCTAGATTTCTATGTTCTCTCTCCTGCAGATTGTAAGTTTCAAAATGACGCAAAAGCACCTTACTAAAGCCATCGACCGTGTAGTTGAAAGAGGGTAAAATAGTCATTTAATGCCGGACAAACCAAcaaaaagacccaaaaaaaaaaaaaaaaatcacttaaaaaacaTGGCTCTTTACAAACTCAAAGGGTAAAACGGTAGTTTTGATTGTTAAAAGCCAAAAATAACCCTGCTAAACTTAATTATGATGAACAAATAATAAGAgcataatatataataaaaggaCATTGTCAAAGAAAACTTACTATTCAACCCACATTCCCACTTTTTTATATACTAGTTGGGTTTGCACGTGCAAATGTGCGTGCTTGGTTCCCGATGTTATGAATTATTATACTtgttaagtttatatatatatatatatatatatatatatatatagaatgtaTTTAATAAATGGATTATGGaacaaatgtatatatatagaaattttCAAGTAAATAAAGCAAAACTATAACATTGAGCTAAACTAtacaacataaaaaagaaaaacaaattgtgCATATGTCCATGGCCTTCTAATGCTAACCAAATATGAtagtcaataaaaaaataataataaaatataaaaaatattaaaaaaaaaaaaaaaaaatattttaaaaaaatattaataaatgtaGCAATGAGTACAAGTCACTCTCAGTCTCACATGTTGGTTCCTACCATACTTTAAATAAGTTAGGTTAGAGGTGGACCACCTCAAATGTGAAAGGCAGAAAAAAAAAGCATCCTTGTTCTAAAAAATTCTCGGATACACTCTTCCCAACCTGCAGACATTACATTCATAatcgaattaaaaaaatttaaaatgaaagagtATCAAGCTAGGAGCATGTATTCAAACAAACACAGTTTCTACTATTCTATGTTAACCTGAGTATATTGAAGGACAGACGTTTGTTatctgcttctttttttctttttttctttatttaaggTTAAAGTGAAAATGTACTTTCCCCACCCATTCATAATCGAATTTCTTACTTTCCCCATACATATACTCAACTTATTTCTCCACTAACCTattttatgtgtgtgtgtgggacACGGACTAatagacaaagaaaagaaatagcaTTGGGATGATGGAGAGATCGGCTGCCAAGTGCCACGTGGGAGAAAAAGGAATGAAAGAGAATATTAAAGAATAGAAAGAATAAGTTGCATCAGGGAAAGTGGGGAGAAAAGAAGATAATTATGAGGAGCGGTCAAGGCAGAAAACATTCCACTCAAATGCTGCCACCTCATATTATTTCAACATACAAAATAACTTGATTTCATGGGATAATAACCCAAACAGCAAGCTCAACCCGATAATATCCCTAACAAAAGCTTACCAAAGTCTGCAcctaaaaaatttctcaaactcCACTGCCCAGACCACGCTGCCACCTCCCGCGCCGCCCAGCATTGCACCGACCAGCCGCCCAGCTCCGTCAATCCCACGCCGCCAGGCTACTCCGACGGTTCACCACCGCTGCTCCGGCCGAGGGAATTAGAAAAAACCATTCCTCCACTGGTGAGTTCTGAGAAATTTTGTGATTACTACATGTATTGTGAGTTGGGCTGTAACTGTGTTTTAATGTTAGTGAAATGtagaaaatttgttttatagggCTGTAAAACCATCCTTCGATTGGTCTGTAATTGATGatgtagaaatttttttgtaagagaGAGTAGCGTGGAAAAATTTTAGTGAAGGGGATAATGGTTTTGGGCGAGATGAAGAGGGGATAATGCAACCAAAAGACCAATTTTGTCCAAACAACTTTTCAAATCCTTTTCATTTAGAAAGGTTAAAATGGTcttttaaactatcaattaaaaaaaaaaaaggaaaaataataaataaagaaaaggggGAGTGGGAGACAGCTCGAGTGGGAGATGAAATCTAGCTGAAATACCCAAAATACCTGTCAAACAAATTCAACTCTTTACAAATGCAAGGGGCAAAATGGTAATAATAAGGaatgaaaaacaacaatacCCATAGAATTTCCTATCAGATCGTAGGGTTGAAAGGGAGAAGATactaatataaaattttgaaagacgTAAATAACCTTgcataatttaaatttgaagaacAAAGGTTAAGGCCAAAATAGTAATTTGACCTTGTGAAACAGAAAGTACTATTCCAGAGGCATTCGTTCTTTTAGGATTGCTCTAGGTAACGATACAGatattctcttctttcttctccgcGCCTCCATGAACGAACCCTAAAATTTCAGATCTTCATTGTTCTCCTTACAGCCATGGCCGACTCCCTGGCTAAGCGACGCctttcgatgttttacaaatcaACAACTTATCCTTATCCACTCATATCTATTTCTCGTCCTAGTTCTCGTCCTTGTTACGAGATAGTTTTCTGTATGTCTTTTTGGCAAGGTAAGGACTTGGACGAAGAATTAACAGATTGGTATTCCGTTAAACTTTATGCCCAATCTCCAGGGGAGATAACAAATATTTCTCCGTTTTGGAAAGGGTATGCTCCAAAACGGTCCAGCGTTGAAGCCGTAGGCCAATCGATATACTATTTTGGTGGCTACCGTCGTTCTGATTCTACTCGATCACGCGATGTCTATAGTCTTTGCATTAAGACGCGAAATCGAAATCAGTTGTCTGCGATGCCTTCCATGATAGTCCCAAGAATTGAACCTCACACTTTCGTGCTTGATGACAAGATATATGTTCTCTCCGGTCATCAGGATCATCTGGGTGCGCCTGAAATTGAAGCCTATGATCCCAAAACTGGAGAGTCCAAGGCCTTGCCTCATCTTCCATCTCCTCTGGGATATAGCTTTATTTGTGCAGCTCTTGAGAATCCAAGCAGGATTATCGTTGCTTCTCCAACagaaaaggaggaggaggagacaGCAGTGTTTTATCAATATGACTTGCTGAAAGAGTGTTGGATCTCGCTTCAGGAACGCAGGTTACACTTTTTGTGTCCTCTGGGAGATCTCCCAGAAGGTGGAAATGCTGTCACGGCAGGAAATAGTCTCTACTGGGTAACTAGTGACAAGACAAAGCTGCTGGCCTACGTGGTAGATGACAACTTGTGGCTGTTAGGGTCTCTACAAGGTCTTGGGATTTCCTTTGTTGAAGAAGTTGGCTATGATGGGCCCAATCCTTTTAGTTTTATCCATTTGGAGAACGAGAGATTCTGCTTAATTGGTAGTGATTCGAATTCGGAGGTTCTGTGTTTCATTATTGAGGTTTATCACAGGAATTTGGATGTTGATCGGAATCCCATTGACAAGAAACTGGATTGTTATCGGAAACCTGGTGACAAGAGATTGGAAATTTCAGTAGTGTCCATGCATACATATAAGACGAAGTGGACCTCTCACGTAAGAGGTTGCATTTTACTGTAAGTCTTGCTCtctcgatatatatatatatttctgtgTGACATTTTGGCTACAAGAAATGTGTACACATAAAGCCGTCTTCAAAATATGATTGATAAGAGATATCTCTTTGATAAAAGTGTACACTTTGAGCTACCTTTTATGAAGTGGAAATACATTTGATATCTCTATAAATCATCAGGTGTTACACATAAAGAAGTCTTCAAAATACTAAACATCTAGATAAGTTTGctgcctttctttttttccatccCCTCTCCTATGGGCAGGGCTCTTGGAAAAGAAATGTGTGTGTCAAATTTTTGTGTATTTCCATGGCTTCATGTATTGTACAATGGATTTTCTGAATTGAGTTATTAATTGTAGGGATTTGATAACCTCCCTAACTCCCTAAGGGGGTTGGCTCTAGTGGTAAGGGCCTTTGTCTTGATGGCATCCCATCATGTCTAAGGTTTGAATCACTTTAGATGCAAACATTTCCTTGGGGCCACGCTCAAGTCCGGTGTTTACTTGACAAGTGTAGGTACACAAAATGGCCCTGCCTCGGAGGGATTCCccaacttataaaaaaataaataaaataaataaaaaattcttgtGATTTGATCATCAAAATGAGAATGTttgcaaataaataattaataggGGGAAAGGTGATAGCTaacataattgaaagtttgattcATAGTTTTTGATTTGgatgagtaatattatttaattattttcaataattttttctaagGAAATCTTATGAATGGccttagttttatttatttttggtttatgaCTTTTTCTTCTACTAATGAGTAGAtcgaaaatttcaaaaattagtgACTTTATTTAGAGGAAGGACTATACATCTCAATTGCATTAATCAAGCAATAGCTAGAAACCTTTGTCAACAAAGCATGCAGCTAGAATTGTGGATTTCTGGCAATTTATAGGCTTATAGAAGGTGAGCTTGTCGAAGTATGGTCGCTTTTGCCAAGCCTTTTGACAACTCTTAAACATATCATTGTTTGCCTAGTTCCCAAGCGACCCAACAACAAACAGAACTCAAACAATCCAACAACAAAAGTCCTATGACAACCAAGAAAACCCCTCAATACACCAAAAGCCCTACAACAAACAACCCAACATCACACGAAGGATTCAGCCCTTAAAAGCATGAAACTCCCCATCCCTATGAAGAACCTAGACCAACCGGTAAACCTGCCACGACGAGAGCAGCTGGAAGGAACTAAACAACACCTGGCCAAAGAAGACCAACACGCCAAACTTCAACCAGTAGGGGCTGGTATGCCTACTGGTTTTGCAGAATTCTAATCTTCAAAATGTTACCTGATATATGTGAAAGAAAGGAATGTGTTAGTCTCTTCCAAATTTTTGGTGGTATTTAAGATGGTTGTAGGGAGTTGAGAATTCTTTCTCTTTAACTTTTCAATATTTGTCTACTCCTGCTACTTATCACTTTGCCTTAATATCTGTATCTTTCAAGATTATGTTCTATTCCTTTATACGGAATTTCTCTATCAGCTAGTTCTTAAACATATTGCTCTTTAGGCAAGCttaaactattaaaatcactactGGACCTAGTGTTTATTAGGCCCATTCATGAAATATTGTGCTTGGAGTAATTTGGAGTTTTCCTGCCATCTGGGTAATGGTTATGTTGGTAAGCCTTTTGCTTTTCTGTGAGGATCTGGCTTCTAGGCCCTGATGTCCCCAACGATGGTCTGTCGAAATTTGCTGTTTTTGCGGTGGGTTTTGGCTATCATCTTTTTGCTCTGCTTCCTTGTTTTCTGTGtttctctttaaatttcatTACAGAAATCTGACAAACAATCTGAATATATTGTCCTGAGCATGCCAATTAGTGGCATCTTATTAGCCTCTAGAGTctgtcaaaaaagaaatatggaAAGGGCGGGCTTATAGTTTTTGCAGAAACTTTATGTGTAAAGGGTAAATAGCTTCCAATTAAATATGTGCTCCTTTTTACCTTGTTAAAGCTTTTTTATAGGACCTGTGTTGTTGCTATCAAATTTTTCCCTTATCCATGCTCTTAACCCTGCTCTAGGGGGAGCTTATTTGATGCGCACATAAGAATGATACTGCTGTTAGTCTTTTGTGGAAGTGCTAATGGGTGTTAAACTTGCAGGGGTAAGTACGTAGATTCAGAGAAAAAGTCAAGCAAGAAGGAAGGTATTCCCCATTTCATGTTCTTATGCAAGCACTTTATATCATGACATTGTCCAATGCTCTCAGAggaatatgtttttattttttccttcttcttttcatgaGGACCCTGAATATTTATTGTGGCTCCTGTTGTATAATTCCATTTTAGAACATTATTATCTACAATATCCTGAATAATATGTCTGCTTGATATACATTTTTGGCAATGTCTGCACCCATGGCCATTCTTCTATAAGTGATGAACAGAAGTAGGTAATGGTCATAAAATACACATTTCCAATGCCTAGAAATCCAATTAAGTATGTGTTCCTTTTTACCTTGTTAAAGATTTTCTATTTTCCCCCGTTgcttctatttttgtcattttgtgtaaaataattttctctGGTTAACagctttttcattttcatttactcattaatccttcttttttttttcgatatTTTTCTTCGCTAAAGCGATAggatttattattcattttaacccctaggggttggcccaagtggtgaaggccttggtcttgaggtttgctcccttcaaggtccaaggttcaacacctcatgggtgcaaacaattttttgggGTCATCCCCTGGTGAAAACCTAGCGACTTAACTAGTTctgtgtagggaaacttcctACGGTGCGGTGCACGGGACTGGGGTTTACTCAGCAgaggtgggtccgaagggccctgccttggagaggttccccgacataaaaaaaatattaactaaataaataaataagagatttattattcattttattttttctgttcaTGCAGATTGATATTATTGGAATAGAATGCCAAAC
Above is a genomic segment from Corylus avellana chromosome ca9, CavTom2PMs-1.0 containing:
- the LOC132191302 gene encoding uncharacterized protein LOC132191302 isoform X1, whose translation is MADSLAKRRLSMFYKSTTYPYPLISISRPSSRPCYEIVFCMSFWQGKDLDEELTDWYSVKLYAQSPGEITNISPFWKGYAPKRSSVEAVGQSIYYFGGYRRSDSTRSRDVYSLCIKTRNRNQLSAMPSMIVPRIEPHTFVLDDKIYVLSGHQDHLGAPEIEAYDPKTGESKALPHLPSPLGYSFICAALENPSRIIVASPTEKEEEETAVFYQYDLLKECWISLQERRLHFLCPLGDLPEGGNAVTAGNSLYWVTSDKTKLLAYVVDDNLWLLGSLQGLGISFVEEVGYDGPNPFSFIHLENERFCLIGSDSNSEVLCFIIEVYHRNLDVDRNPIDKKLDCYRKPGDKRLEISVVSMHTYKTKWTSHVRGCILLGKYVDSEKKSSKKEGIPHFMFLCKHFIS
- the LOC132191302 gene encoding uncharacterized protein LOC132191302 isoform X2, producing MADSLAKRRLSMFYKSTTYPYPLISISRPSSRPCYEIVFCMSFWQGKDLDEELTDWYSVKLYAQSPGEITNISPFWKGYAPKRSSVEAVGQSIYYFGGYRRSDSTRSRDVYSLCIKTRNRNQLSAMPSMIVPRIEPHTFVLDDKIYVLSGHQDHLGAPEIEAYDPKTGESKALPHLPSPLGYSFICAALENPSRIIVASPTEKEEEETAVFYQYDLLKECWISLQERRLHFLCPLGDLPEGGNAVTAGNSLYWVTSDKTKLLAYVVDDNLWLLGSLQGLGISFVEEVGYDGPNPFSFIHLENERFCLIGSDSNSEVLCFIIEVYHRNLDVDRNPIDKKLDCYRKPGDKRLEISVVSMHTYKTKWTSHVRGCILLGKYVDSEKKSSKKEAIICRYTNCRTFI